The sequence GATGACGACGCAGCCACCGACGATAAAACAAAGTCCGAAACGCAATCGGGACacaataaacaattaaatttctGCGAGAATCCCGAGGATGTCCGAGCTCGTTACGAGGCGCGTCGGCAGGCTAAATGGGGTAACCGTAATCAGGGCGGAGCTACAGATTATAACAACAAGGCACGACATGTCGTTGGCGCGCCAAAGGGACAAGGTCAAGACAAAGACACTTTACGTAATCgtgacaaaaaagaaaagaataagTCAATGCGCGCAAATCACAACCGCAAAGCGGGTGCATCATTTAAACGTAGCAGAGGAATGATGGGTTAGATGTGTCTATATTGGGGATTTTCACTCGTTACAGAGTAATAatgatatttattatatatgtatgagtgttTGAAATGctcctgaaaaaattttgatgtgatatttgtgtttgaaaatcaaaatttgaaatgaatttgaaaaagaaaataattcttCTGCCtcacttttaatatatatagggcgaatttcatatttttgtatatagaaCTTGCTGATATTTAAcctgttttttacttttattagctTTTGTATAGGATTAGTATATGCATGAACCAAATATGTAAAacccaaaaatttgaaaatgcgtTATTGTAGCATATAAGGGGTTagagtagtcagaatttttaaaaaatttgatttttgtttttttatattttcttaacgtatatacatacatatataaatacactcggaggtttgccgttgcctgctgaggggcgaccgctattagaaaaatgtttttcttaattttggtgtttcaccgagattcgaacctacgttctctctgtgaattccgaatggtagtcacgcaccaacccattcggccacggctacaaaaatattgtgtgaaaatttgaaatgaatccgacaaatacttttcgagttattcaacagttaacaaagggcgctcgggccctccggagcgttcgagagcaagtagctagcagaAAAAAGGGATGCTGCACGCATGAAAGAGGCAGATAAGTACACTAAAGACAAtactcgagaaggtagaatgccacgtaggcaacagcaaatcgatattttggaaactgctatgacggctgaagaactattatatggcccaggaatagataagtaattaaataattcgtataactctacataaatcgaaagcaaaactttaaatgcgtttttctaaaactatgttttttaaactggtgatcactgtatctTTAAAACCGCttcgtagatttcaataaaatgtatactgcttttgaaaaacataaaaaaatcgtgcctgtacgaaggatttttttttcaaaaatttcgattttttttaaacaattaattgtcgtttttttctcgaaaatctgaaaaatattgcctgggccgccatattgttaattttgaaaaaaggcttcgatcagacacaagaatatctattaataaaactaatttctcttgttcgattgattttaattgaatctccaaggacttgtgatgatcaccgcaagggacttctggagaaacgggctccacacaaacttttacaattattattattttttttttttattttcctaaagtcaagtcgaaacattatgcattaatgctatgtttttatttttgtaaaataaagcaattgactaataggactatgaataagttcgtgcggttttacaacagatggcgtaacttgattattattccatcgatccacatttccaaacattcattggagagctactgtcgtaaggcacagttttttatttgaagcgtaaacaacaatatttttaccacacttgaaaatgtcgaatttcgtgccaaataatgtgtttttgcggggaattcttcttcattattttaatatgaagaaaaaagcagccgaaagtcatcgtatcttggtggaagtttatggtgagcatgctctatctgagcgaacgtgccagaagtggtttgcacgctttaaaagtggtgattttggcttggaagacgaagaacgcgagggtgcgccgccaaagttcatggataccgaattggaggaattgctcgatcaagatccggctcaaacgcaagaagaggttgcaaaaactttgggagttgatcaatcaaccatttccaaacgtttaaaagccatgggaatgatccgaaaggtaggccattgggtgccgtatgaattgaagccaagagacgttgaacgccgttttatggcatgcgaacaactgcttcaacggcacaaaagaaagggttttttgcatcgaattgtgactggcgatgaaaagtgggtccattacgacaatccaaaacgtcgggcaacgtatggataccctggacatgcttcaacatcgacgtcggcgcagaatattcatggcctgaaggttatgctgtgtatctggtgggaccagctgggtgttgtgtattatgagctactgaaaccgaatgaaacgattgtTACTTCTGTCttttccaaactgaataaagaagcaaagctaatgggtctggtggtgaacgaggacaaaacgatttacttcctgtcttcaaacaaacagtcggcgcactcgcgtatcggcacccaggtcactgttgacagttataatctcgaggttgtaaaggacttcgtatacttaagaaccagcattaacaccgataacaatgtcagccttgcaATTCAACGTAGagtctcttttgccaacaagtgctactttggactaagtaggtaactgagcagtaaagtcctctctcgacgaacaaaactaacactctacaaggctctcatcatgcccgtcctaacttatggcgcagaagggtggacgatgacaacatccgattagGCGACGAtttgagtgtttgagaaaaagattctgcggaagatttttggacctttgcacgttggcaacgccgaatatcgtaggcgatacAACAATGAGctttatgagctttacgacggaaTAGACAtattgcagcgaataaagatccagcggctacgttggctgagtcatgtcgtccgaatggatacaaacgctcccgctttgaaagtattcgatgcggtaccagctggtggttgcagaggaagaggaaggcctcctctgcgttggaaagatcaggtggagaaggacttggcttcacttggtgtgtccaattggcgtcggttagcacgagaaaaaaacgactggcgcgctttgttaaactcggccagaatcgcgtaagcggttatcgcgtcaattaagaagaataagaagcAAAGCTAGGATATCCGCTTTTGAtgcgtcctccagaccctcaaacagtgagGCTTTTCTTCCTCAGCTGTATTTATGCTCCCAACGCTTTCGTGGTCCGAGTCTTCGTGGACAACGGCACCTCCGCGATGAAGAGCGTTATGCCTGTGTTTGGTAGTAGCATTGCGGCCACTGTAACCTGCTCCCGTTACAGTGGAAGTTTTATCGCTTAAGTGAGTATTCGAATGCATATTTTTCATACGACCACCTGTTCGACGAGGCGAGCGCATTGGTCTATGGATATGTCGTGGCAAGGCCATAGTTACTCCCTACGGCGGCCCGGTGTTAGGAAGGCGCCGTTGAAATACAACTGGTCTGGTAAGCCCTTTGCTGCAAACCGTCCAATAGGCACGGTGTCGCATATCCCCCTGGATTAGGGTGCCCACCCTAACGGGATGACGGGGGTTTAGGAAGAACAAGGGATCTTCGtttgaaattaataacaaaGTATAACTAATTTTGAATCACATTTTATTCTACACTCAATTAACAACAAACTGTCTAAAACAGAACCAAACGTGTCGGAAATGCTTGCAGGTAAATTCAAATTACGGTCGAACTCAAATCAGGAATCAAAATTTTTCGCCCATTGGCTTTATAGTAATGTTGTGAACCTTATTAAATATAACGAAAAATAGgcataaataatttgtaaaataggAGGCTTATCATTTGTAAACGTGCACAGGTCCACATAAGCACATACGTATACACACCTGTACATTAGGTGGGGTGCTTATCGCCCATAATACAGCATCAGCTACATCTTCCGATTTAAGGCTCGGCACCATCTCTTTAACTACACGGCGAATGGGGGATGGCAAAATATCCGTATCGACTAAACCGGGACTAATTGTCTGTGAATGGAAAGAGCCAAAAGTTAATAAAGGATTTTCAATGACTTACACTTGCACAATCCCGCAGCATAACTTAATTAGTACTTTCACTATCCATTTACCGTTATTCGTACTCGTGTCTTGTGCCGCTGAAATTCCTGTCGGTATATTTCATTCATGGCCCGTAATGCGAACTTCGTTGCCGGATATACATTGAGCGATGGCAAATCTGGGCCCAAATTAGGTACTTGTAATCCGGCCACACTGTTGATGATGACCACATGACCCTCAACATTGCGCTCGCGCATCGAGTTGAAAGCCTCGCGTGTGCAAAAAATTGTACCCATCAAATTCGTATCAATCGTGGTGCGTATCTCGTCCGTATTTTTCAAGCCACTTAGCTCTGTGGTCGCTATAATACCGGCGTTATTCACCAATATATCAACGCCGGCACCCAGTCTCTGTAGGGTCCACTTAAATGCATCGCGCACACTCTCCTCACACGTTATATCACATTTGTAGGCATGTAAGTTGGAGCGAAATTGAGTTGGCAGTTCTTGTTGCAGTTGCGCGATGCGTTCCTGGCGACGAGCTAGACCCACAACAACACATCCGGCGCTGACTAACGCCTTAGCACAAGCAGCACCGATGCCACTGCTGGCCCCACTTACCATAGCGACTTTGCCCTGCCAGCGTTTCATGATGAATGTGGGTGCATTTACAATTTACACATCAGATGTCACAGAGAAGCCCAACAAGCGCTATTGTTAATCgatattgcaaacaaaaaaaaaaaacaacaaaaaaattatatcgacCCAAATCTCCACTCGCGAGTGCATAAATaagtatgtaattttatttatccaTTATGAGAGGCTTACAATACTTTGAATTCTTCATTCAGTTGCTAGCGAGCTGTCTTTCAAACTGCTCTCAGCCCTATGGAACGTTGGCAAGGCAAATTGGCCGTGGTCACTGGCGCTAGCGGTGGCATTGGTGCGGCCTGTGCGCGTGCATTGGTCACAGCAGGTCTTCGAGTGGTTGGTCTTGCACGACGTGAGGCTAAGCTGCAGGACCTAAAGAAAAGCTTACCTCCAGCCTTACAACCTCAATTTATTCCACGTCGCTGTGATGTCTCTAAAGAAGATGAAGTTATAGCGGCCATCGATTGGACTGAGCGAATGTTGGGTGGCGCGGATGTACTGCTCAACAATGCTGGCATCACACGTGAAACGGAACTGGTAGCGGGCAATAACACGGAGAAGATACGCCAGGTAATAGATACCAATGTCATGGCCGTTTTATGGTGCACACGTGAAGTGTTCCGAAGCATGCTAAAGCGTGGAAACGAGGGCCATATTTTGGTCATTAATAGCATAGCGGGACAGCAAGTGTTGAATTTTATCGATGTACTACCGAGCTTTAATATATACCCGGCGACTAAGTTTGCCATAACAGCAATGACGGAAACGTATAGGCAAGAATTCCAGTTGCACAGGAGTAAGGTTCGCGTGACGGTGAGTTCATAGTAATATGGCAGTGAATGTATTTAGTTATGCTTGCATTTTTGTACAAGCAATGCATTTTACTATCGCTAAATCGCATCAAAGTCACTAGTGAAGCTTCGTACCAAGCATAACGAGCTAAGCTCTCATCGCTttggatttttgaaaaattgataaaaagggAAGGTAGTCTGTGGCTAAGGAATTACTATACTTTGTTGCGATAAAGGGTGCAGACATCTACGTTATGTATAGAACACAATATCCGATAAATGGTCATATAGTGCCGTTGGTCATTTTAACGAAACTTTAAAACTAGTCAAGGATATAAATTCGAAGGCTTCAACTCATCTTGGCTTAGTGGCTCAACTTGAAGCTTAGTTGAAGAATGAAATTTTCAAGCTGTCATTTCGGCAGAGGACTTACGAAATTTCGTCtgcatattttttaaagtgCGGTTGCTCTTCGGCAAGCTATGGCGAACCTCCgattatatttctgccatgaaaaagcttctcataaaaaatatctcccgttcggagtcggcttaaaactgtaggccccttcatGTGTGGAACCACATTaagacgcgcgccacaaatagaaggagatgctcggccaaacacccaaaaaacgggtgtaagcgcatattatacttatatataaatactgtctgtgtcagaaaaaaggaaccgcgattattcatgaagtataaaagatatatatttaaaatttttgtacatgaaagtatgtacaaaactacgagtcgcaattactcaatatcgttgtcgagtatagtctggcatcttcttcatactttaaaccagcttttctgcgtagctcggcGAGGACCAGATTTTACGACCTTAAGgtacgagttgctttaaatcatggactggctttCCGGCAAGATACGTTTTcatacacattttcaatggggttggcatcTAGGGACTGGAAAGGCcagtccattactgtgacgccattttctagttttgttgtttctcaatgtgttttttctgagagcagtggttttgatgatgtgggacatTCACTCGtcattcgatggtgttgatactcacatctattcccttttaaCGAGAATTGTGCGTGCTTTGCGTAGTCGCAAAGAAGGGTTCTACTTAAAATGTTGGGCGATCACTTTATCccgcttttttgtcgtcactcgcttcaagccgcgctcggaaaagtcatcaacatttttgtacaccttataccgctgatttcacatcacaacaaactttttgatttttgaattacttttgcagctgcagcgtaagataatttcggttctttcgaatgcgtgcataaaaataccgcctaagtagtaaaacaaaaataaaacatttttttaatgaaaataaagtaaatctaAATCTCAatggagaaaatgatgatatttagtcaaataaaaacaaaaaaaattaaagtttgatTTCAAATTGTCGCTtgttttcagcaaatttttctAATGTTCTTTCCACCATGGGAGTTTGAGTCTCTATAGATATAGAAATTGCTGAGATGTGCTGCCCCGTTGAACCGCTCATGTCAGGTCGTACTTCTTAAATACCTTATTAAGGCTCTCGCTTGATTGAGGCGAAATAACTATTCTCCTTTtgattttttgtcaaatttcttttcggaacaacatcaagacgtagaccacaaataggaagaggagtacggtcaaacacccaacaaagggtgTAGTCGCCAATTACTATTATTACTCATAATATGGATGACCatcattttttacaattacattaaaaattcgaTTAGAAACAGAGTCATAAAATGTTTAAGGTAGTTTAAAGAAATCGTAGACGAAGTTGTTTTAACTTCACCATAACCAAGTGCAAGTAGGTTTGTGTAAAATGCTTAAGGggttccggtggtctagagctaaaaaatttatggtaatttagaatttttgtttttacaataaaaaaaatgaaaaaggatatttaaactttttaggctttttattcaacttcttttacctacaaaaatgaaaaaaaaaaaattatttttaataatttttaaaatggcgctgaagttgaccctcctgaAAAATTGGATGTGTACGGTGTTGTCCTTTTTAGCTCTTCTTTatctaaaacacaaaaaccaagaaaaaatattaatcagtatgactgtagccttcgaatcgcagattttagatggagagaccagacgaaatgcaaaatcagcaggacgttatggctcacctacaacctcaagcaatggtcgacattgataaacatccctcacaacacatactgtcatagttgtaaaaaaccggagaaaaaggaaacaatcttccatttcctcagTAAATGCCGttccctatggaaggacagagtGTTAACCTGGGCAAACCGctattcgagagtctcgagcaactgtctgccttagacgtcaacagcctaataaggttcctaaaccacACAGActgtaactaaataaataaataactgttaaacaagttggtaacgagga comes from Anastrepha ludens isolate Willacy chromosome 3, idAnaLude1.1, whole genome shotgun sequence and encodes:
- the LOC128857338 gene encoding farnesol dehydrogenase → MKRWQGKVAMVSGASSGIGAACAKALVSAGCVVVGLARRQERIAQLQQELPTQFRSNLHAYKCDITCEESVRDAFKWTLQRLGAGVDILVNNAGIIATTELSGLKNTDEIRTTIDTNLMGTIFCTREAFNSMRERNVEGHVVIINSVAGLQVPNLGPDLPSLNVYPATKFALRAMNEIYRQEFQRHKTRVRITTISPGLVDTDILPSPIRRVVKEMVPSLKSEDVADAVLWAISTPPNVQVHNITIKPMGEKF
- the LOC128857339 gene encoding farnesol dehydrogenase encodes the protein MERWQGKLAVVTGASGGIGAACARALVTAGLRVVGLARREAKLQDLKKSLPPALQPQFIPRRCDVSKEDEVIAAIDWTERMLGGADVLLNNAGITRETELVAGNNTEKIRQVIDTNVMAVLWCTREVFRSMLKRGNEGHILVINSIAGQQVLNFIDVLPSFNIYPATKFAITAMTETYRQEFQLHRSKVRVTGICPGAVNTNIFPDEIQFYVKHMARLEPENIADAVLYALRTPPHVQIHEITLKPMGEIF